One genomic region from Marinobacter szutsaonensis encodes:
- a CDS encoding cation transporter: MNRSKNGECGCKAVDSGDPTAKATQSSGEWVSLYRIPKMDCPSEERMIRMALDGCAGIGGLSFDLANRQLRVLHDGEAQPVTDRLLPLGLGATLQETRPADPDAIEAATEAATRAGEESGTLKILLAINAVMFVLELTTGVIAQSTALIADSLDMFADAGVYGLSLYAVAHSIRMQVRAAHVAGVLQLILAIGVLLEVGRRFLLGSEPESVLMMVMALIALVANSTCLILIARHRHGGAHMKASWIFSANDVVINLGVIVAGVLVAWTGSNYPDLVVGTIVGLIVLNGARRILALKS, from the coding sequence ATGAATCGAAGCAAAAATGGTGAATGTGGTTGCAAGGCAGTTGATTCCGGAGACCCCACAGCTAAAGCGACCCAATCGTCGGGCGAATGGGTCAGCCTGTACCGTATTCCGAAAATGGACTGCCCGTCAGAAGAGCGGATGATCCGCATGGCGCTGGACGGCTGTGCCGGGATCGGAGGCCTCTCGTTCGACCTGGCAAACCGTCAACTCCGGGTGCTTCATGACGGCGAAGCCCAACCGGTGACCGACAGGCTCCTGCCCCTGGGACTGGGCGCAACCCTGCAGGAAACACGCCCGGCGGACCCGGATGCCATCGAAGCCGCAACAGAAGCGGCGACTCGTGCCGGCGAAGAATCCGGCACCCTGAAGATCCTGCTCGCCATCAATGCGGTGATGTTCGTGCTGGAACTGACTACCGGCGTGATCGCTCAATCCACTGCGCTGATTGCCGACTCTCTCGACATGTTCGCCGACGCTGGCGTCTATGGCCTGTCACTCTATGCGGTCGCGCATAGCATCCGGATGCAGGTTCGCGCCGCCCATGTAGCCGGCGTTCTGCAGCTGATCCTGGCCATCGGGGTACTGCTGGAAGTGGGCCGGCGTTTCCTGCTCGGAAGCGAGCCGGAATCGGTGTTGATGATGGTGATGGCGCTGATTGCCCTGGTGGCCAACAGCACCTGCCTGATCCTGATCGCCCGGCACCGTCATGGTGGCGCCCACATGAAAGCCAGCTGGATCTTCTCCGCCAACGACGTGGTCATCAATCTCGGGGTCATCGTTGCAGGTGTGCTGGTGGCCTGGACCGGCTCCAACTACCCTGACCTTGTGGTCGGCACCATTGTGGGCCTGATCGTACTGAACGGTGCCCGGCGCATTCTGGCGCTCAAATCCTGA
- a CDS encoding ATP-binding protein: MTLFKKPVSVKGTLLVLLLPAGIGLMALAWLVHGLLLDRMAREFVESRLKDEVAFLEHQIRESGGRIDTLQTGDYFQEVFHHSFAIQSPYRTLISPESWTPLLMPLLESGPDGATQVDSRGSSDSPSSILAYRESFRVGDTPIVVIVSENLGALKRSQAELHAWTAIVSILLIVLLVGVIWLGITLSMRPVVTLKAALKRLQDGEISRISVQAPEEFRPLVEQLNQVLDSLDQRLERSRDALANLSHSVKTPIAAVRQILEDTSRPLDGTLRQEMAARLGEIDKQLEAEMRRSRFAGPQVGKSAYPVKQARDLLWMLGRLYPEKSFELTSELMEERRWPLEEHDLNEVIGNLLDNAGKWSEKTVELSLLEERSSMKILVDDDGPGVRAEALSSLGIRGLRLDQQTPGHGLGLAIVREITERYGGTLSFETGGRGGLRAIIDIPWR, from the coding sequence ATGACACTGTTTAAGAAACCGGTGTCCGTGAAGGGCACCCTGCTCGTCCTGCTGTTACCGGCCGGCATCGGCCTGATGGCTCTGGCCTGGCTGGTACACGGGCTATTACTGGACCGGATGGCAAGGGAATTCGTTGAAAGCCGACTGAAGGACGAGGTCGCGTTCCTTGAACACCAGATCAGGGAATCCGGCGGTCGCATCGACACACTCCAGACCGGCGACTATTTCCAGGAAGTCTTTCACCATTCCTTTGCCATCCAGTCCCCCTACCGCACCCTCATTTCCCCGGAATCCTGGACGCCTCTGCTGATGCCCCTGCTCGAGTCCGGGCCGGACGGTGCCACTCAGGTCGATAGCAGAGGGAGTAGCGACAGCCCCTCCAGCATCCTGGCCTACAGGGAGTCGTTCCGGGTTGGCGACACACCCATTGTCGTGATTGTCTCCGAAAATCTGGGCGCCCTCAAACGGAGCCAGGCCGAGCTGCATGCGTGGACCGCCATCGTTTCCATTCTTCTCATCGTACTTCTGGTTGGGGTGATCTGGTTGGGTATCACGCTGTCCATGCGCCCGGTTGTGACCCTCAAGGCTGCTCTGAAAAGACTTCAAGATGGCGAAATCTCCCGTATTTCCGTTCAGGCACCGGAAGAGTTCCGTCCCCTGGTCGAACAGCTAAACCAAGTGCTCGACTCCCTCGACCAGCGGCTGGAGCGTTCCCGGGACGCTCTTGCAAATCTGTCTCATAGCGTCAAAACCCCCATTGCGGCAGTCCGTCAGATATTGGAGGACACTAGTCGCCCGCTGGACGGCACCCTGAGGCAGGAAATGGCGGCTCGGCTCGGAGAAATTGATAAACAGCTTGAAGCGGAAATGCGCCGGAGCCGGTTTGCCGGCCCCCAGGTGGGGAAAAGCGCCTACCCGGTCAAGCAGGCTCGGGATCTACTCTGGATGCTGGGCAGGCTATACCCGGAAAAATCGTTCGAATTGACCTCCGAACTGATGGAGGAGCGACGCTGGCCCCTGGAGGAGCATGATCTGAATGAAGTCATCGGCAACCTTCTGGACAATGCCGGTAAGTGGTCAGAAAAAACCGTGGAACTCTCGTTGCTCGAAGAGCGGAGCAGTATGAAAATCCTGGTCGACGATGACGGGCCGGGGGTGCGTGCGGAAGCGTTATCTTCCCTTGGCATTCGTGGTCTGCGACTGGACCAGCAGACCCCCGGGCACGGGCTTGGCCTGGCCATCGTAAGGGAAATTACCGAACGTTACGGTGGTACACTCTCTTTTGAAACAGGGGGTCGCGGCGGTCTTCGTGCCATCATCGATATCCCCTGGCGGTGA
- a CDS encoding Cd(II)/Pb(II)-responsive transcriptional regulator — protein sequence MRIGAIAKQAGIPVETVRYYEKIGLLPEPIRDASGYRSYRQAHLDRLLFIKRCRNLDMAQDEIRELIRLAENPEADCSGVDALLARHLDHVRERLRELASLEQTLEKLQAACSDGGTVSECGILGGLTSELDKLDMASDHNHVPGTHGQGHS from the coding sequence TTGAGAATCGGAGCCATTGCCAAACAAGCGGGAATTCCCGTCGAAACCGTTCGCTACTACGAGAAAATCGGCCTTCTCCCTGAACCGATCCGTGATGCCAGCGGCTATCGCAGCTACCGCCAGGCCCACCTGGACCGGCTACTGTTCATAAAACGCTGTCGCAACCTCGATATGGCCCAGGATGAAATACGGGAGCTGATCCGTCTGGCGGAAAACCCGGAGGCCGACTGCAGTGGTGTAGATGCTCTGCTCGCCCGCCACCTGGATCATGTGCGTGAGCGTTTGAGGGAGCTGGCGAGCCTGGAGCAGACCCTGGAAAAGCTGCAGGCCGCCTGCAGTGACGGGGGCACGGTCAGCGAATGCGGCATCCTCGGAGGGCTGACCTCCGAGCTCGACAAACTGGACATGGCCAGCGACCACAATCATGTACCGGGCACCCACGGCCAGGGCCACAGCTGA
- a CDS encoding cation transporter has protein sequence MACSCPAPEPKSPAPRFRKALWIALWVNLAMFLVEGIASIQSGSVSLMADAIDFFGDSANYILSLSVLSMGMLWRGRAAMIKGLTMATFGLVVWARAIWVAQSGITPEPLTMGAVGLLALVANVSVAVMLFRFREGDSDMRSVWLCSRNDAISNLAVMGAALGVFGTGTAWPDLAVAAIMGSLAVTAGISVVRHARKDIAEARTCAVEPATNSPSGGAR, from the coding sequence ATGGCCTGCAGTTGCCCGGCTCCCGAACCCAAATCCCCCGCTCCGAGGTTCCGCAAGGCGCTCTGGATCGCCCTGTGGGTGAACCTCGCCATGTTTTTGGTAGAGGGTATCGCCAGTATCCAGTCCGGATCAGTCTCGCTGATGGCCGACGCCATCGACTTCTTTGGCGACAGCGCCAACTACATTCTGTCCCTGAGCGTGCTGTCCATGGGCATGCTCTGGCGTGGCCGCGCCGCCATGATCAAGGGCCTCACCATGGCCACCTTCGGCCTAGTGGTCTGGGCACGGGCTATCTGGGTGGCCCAGAGCGGAATCACGCCGGAACCGCTGACCATGGGCGCCGTGGGTCTGCTGGCGCTGGTTGCCAATGTCAGTGTCGCCGTCATGCTGTTCCGCTTCCGCGAGGGAGACTCGGACATGCGCTCCGTGTGGCTATGCAGCCGCAATGACGCCATCAGCAACCTGGCGGTGATGGGCGCGGCTCTCGGCGTCTTCGGCACCGGCACGGCCTGGCCGGACCTGGCGGTGGCCGCCATCATGGGCAGCCTCGCCGTCACTGCCGGCATCAGCGTGGTTCGCCATGCCCGCAAGGACATCGCCGAGGCCCGGACCTGCGCGGTGGAACCCGCCACCAACAGCCCGTCAGGCGGCGCGCGCTAG